The Cystobacter fuscus DSM 2262 genome window below encodes:
- a CDS encoding DUF418 domain-containing protein, whose product MSEPTPPAPLSGAHARPVDVSERVLLLDVLRGFALCGVFVSNSFSWFSGRALLTREQTQALSAPPLEAVVTALYYFFVNQKFVVLFSFLFGLGFSIQLTRAEARGVPIVPLYSRRLLVLLGIGVTHLFALWVGDVLSTYALVGFALLLFRRSSDRAVLTWALMLIGGVPLLVSALQHFGPLLMDGTQAAAEAAKASEAQEAQARTRFLEGLSSGSFRMAREANAQYAVFILPQLKRLLWMSVTLGRFLLGLLAGRHLLLQDVERHRALHRRLLVWGGAVGLLGNGTWLVVQRLRIAGVVDPAKDHWMFALPTLQELGFLGLAAVYVAAFALLFQREHWWKVQEVLAPVGRMALTNYLLQTVVSLCIYDGWGLSLVGRMPPSRCVALTLTLFALQVPLSQWWLSRFRFGPAEWLWRSLTYGRAQPMRLAPRSTVEPSVG is encoded by the coding sequence CTCCTGGACGTATTGCGAGGCTTCGCGCTGTGCGGCGTCTTCGTCTCCAACAGCTTCTCCTGGTTCAGCGGCCGTGCCCTCCTGACACGCGAGCAGACCCAGGCGCTGTCGGCGCCTCCGCTCGAGGCCGTCGTCACCGCGCTCTACTACTTCTTCGTCAACCAGAAGTTCGTCGTCCTCTTCTCCTTCCTCTTCGGGCTGGGCTTCTCCATCCAGCTCACGCGCGCCGAGGCCCGAGGCGTCCCCATCGTCCCCCTGTACTCGCGGCGGCTGCTGGTGCTGCTGGGCATCGGCGTGACGCACCTGTTCGCGCTCTGGGTGGGCGACGTGCTCTCCACCTACGCCCTGGTGGGCTTCGCGCTGCTGCTCTTCCGCCGGAGCTCGGATCGGGCGGTGCTCACCTGGGCGCTGATGCTGATCGGAGGAGTGCCGCTGCTCGTCTCCGCCCTCCAGCACTTCGGCCCCCTCCTGATGGACGGCACCCAGGCGGCGGCCGAGGCGGCGAAGGCCAGCGAAGCACAAGAGGCCCAGGCGCGGACTCGCTTCCTGGAGGGACTCTCCAGCGGCTCCTTCCGGATGGCCCGGGAGGCGAACGCTCAATACGCCGTCTTCATCCTCCCTCAGCTCAAACGGCTGCTCTGGATGAGCGTCACCCTGGGCCGCTTCCTGCTGGGCCTGCTCGCGGGGCGACACCTGTTGCTCCAGGACGTGGAGCGCCACCGGGCCTTGCACCGCCGGCTGCTCGTCTGGGGAGGAGCGGTGGGCCTGCTGGGCAACGGCACCTGGCTGGTGGTGCAGCGCCTGCGCATCGCGGGGGTCGTGGATCCGGCGAAGGACCACTGGATGTTCGCCCTGCCCACCCTCCAGGAACTGGGCTTCCTGGGTCTGGCCGCGGTGTACGTGGCCGCCTTCGCCCTGCTCTTCCAGCGCGAACATTGGTGGAAGGTGCAGGAGGTGCTCGCACCGGTGGGCCGCATGGCGCTCACGAACTACCTGCTGCAGACCGTGGTGAGCCTGTGCATCTATGACGGCTGGGGACTGAGCCTCGTCGGCCGGATGCCGCCGTCGCGCTGCGTGGCGCTCACGCTCACCCTCTTCGCGCTCCAGGTGCCCCTCAGCCAGTGGTGGCTGTCACGCTTCCGCTTCGGCCCGGCCGAGTGGTTGTGGCGCTCGCTCACCTACGGACGGGCACAGCCCATGCGTCTGGCCCCCCGGAGCACCGTGGAGCCCTCGGTGGGCTGA
- a CDS encoding VOC family protein encodes MRINLTSVVVDNQAKALKFYTEVLGFVTKVDQPMGEHRWLTVVSPQAPEGTQLLLEPMGFPPARVYQKALFDAGIPLTSFAVDDCQAEYERMSKLGVVFRGEPKKMGPVTVVSFEDTCGNLIMMVQGG; translated from the coding sequence ATGCGGATCAACCTGACGAGCGTGGTGGTGGATAATCAGGCCAAGGCCCTGAAGTTCTACACGGAGGTCCTGGGCTTCGTGACGAAGGTGGACCAGCCGATGGGCGAGCACCGGTGGCTGACCGTCGTGTCGCCCCAGGCCCCGGAGGGCACCCAACTGCTGCTCGAGCCGATGGGCTTTCCCCCCGCCAGGGTCTACCAGAAGGCCCTGTTCGACGCGGGGATTCCCCTGACGTCGTTCGCCGTCGATGACTGTCAGGCGGAGTACGAGCGGATGTCGAAGCTGGGCGTGGTGTTCCGTGGCGAGCCGAAGAAGATGGGGCCGGTCACCGTCGTGTCCTTCGAGGACACGTGCGGCAACCTCATCATGATGGTCCAGGGCGGCTGA
- a CDS encoding M20/M25/M40 family metallo-hydrolase yields MKMSSWSSVAVWLACAMPVWAAAPREKEVWLTIGTDALEPVRGAFQARGMTLAAPTFQKGGVAVLRVRESQVEQLALAMHDELHRCAGFIAHDTQGEAFAALEANNAPQPVAPLLHYTLNNGPSVQALMDEVREVELRDTIQALSTNWTNRYYNVQNGADASTWLENKWKTITAGRPDITVELFAHTFKQSSVIATLRGTTLPDEVVVLGGHLDSINQSNATTGTAPGADDDASGVASITEVLRVAVLEGYKPARTVKFMAYAGEEAGLLGSKAIANSFKANGVNVVGVLQLDMTNYQGNTFDFGLVLDRTNATLNTQVRNLISTYQPERTVANIMCGYGCSDHASWTNAGYPAAMPFEASLSTMNPTIHGAQDTLAFLGDTAENSVKFAKLGASFMAELAKGATEGNTPPPVGVEPGTLQTAAFDATYWAPACSQVGSGCDSGTLLDGRGGVGPEQNQPNTLRKGCADGASGTYHADESLDRLQVSTLDGTILFPGKTVKIEASVYAYSTTEDKLDLYYSASATNPSWQLIGTYSPSHTGVTTLSATYTLPVGGVQAIRANFRHAGPDGANSAARVCSGGGYDDRDDLVFTVP; encoded by the coding sequence ATGAAGATGAGCAGCTGGAGTTCCGTCGCCGTATGGCTCGCATGCGCCATGCCCGTGTGGGCGGCGGCCCCGAGAGAGAAGGAAGTATGGCTCACCATCGGCACGGACGCGCTGGAGCCGGTACGTGGTGCCTTCCAGGCCAGGGGCATGACGCTGGCGGCGCCCACGTTCCAGAAGGGCGGCGTGGCGGTGCTGCGCGTGCGCGAGTCCCAGGTGGAACAACTGGCGCTGGCGATGCACGACGAGCTGCACCGGTGCGCGGGCTTCATCGCCCATGACACCCAGGGCGAGGCCTTCGCGGCGCTGGAGGCCAACAACGCGCCCCAGCCCGTGGCCCCGCTCCTCCACTACACCCTCAACAACGGCCCCTCGGTGCAGGCGCTGATGGACGAGGTGCGGGAGGTGGAGCTGCGCGACACCATCCAAGCGCTGTCCACCAACTGGACCAACCGCTACTACAACGTGCAGAACGGCGCGGACGCGTCCACCTGGCTCGAGAACAAGTGGAAGACGATCACCGCCGGGCGCCCGGACATCACGGTGGAGCTCTTCGCGCACACCTTCAAGCAGTCCTCCGTCATCGCCACCCTCCGGGGCACCACGCTGCCCGACGAGGTGGTGGTGCTCGGTGGGCACCTGGACTCCATCAACCAGAGCAACGCCACGACGGGCACGGCGCCGGGCGCGGATGACGACGCGTCGGGCGTGGCCTCCATCACCGAGGTGCTGCGCGTGGCGGTGCTCGAGGGCTACAAGCCGGCGCGCACCGTGAAGTTCATGGCGTACGCGGGCGAGGAGGCGGGACTGCTCGGCTCCAAGGCCATCGCCAACTCGTTCAAGGCCAACGGGGTGAACGTGGTGGGCGTGTTGCAGTTGGACATGACCAACTACCAGGGCAACACCTTCGACTTCGGCCTCGTGTTGGACAGGACGAACGCGACCCTCAACACGCAGGTGCGCAACCTCATCTCCACGTACCAGCCGGAGCGGACCGTCGCCAACATCATGTGCGGCTATGGCTGCTCGGACCATGCCTCGTGGACCAACGCGGGCTACCCGGCCGCGATGCCCTTCGAGGCCTCGCTGAGCACGATGAACCCGACCATCCACGGCGCGCAGGACACCCTGGCGTTCCTGGGGGACACGGCGGAGAACTCGGTGAAGTTCGCGAAGCTGGGCGCCTCGTTCATGGCCGAGCTGGCCAAGGGCGCCACCGAGGGCAACACCCCGCCGCCCGTCGGTGTCGAGCCCGGGACGCTCCAGACCGCCGCCTTCGATGCGACGTACTGGGCGCCGGCGTGTTCGCAGGTGGGCTCGGGCTGCGACTCGGGCACGCTGCTCGACGGCCGCGGGGGCGTGGGCCCCGAGCAGAACCAGCCCAACACACTGCGCAAGGGCTGCGCGGATGGCGCCTCGGGCACCTACCACGCGGATGAGTCACTCGACCGGCTCCAGGTGAGCACCCTGGATGGGACGATCCTCTTCCCGGGCAAGACGGTGAAGATCGAGGCGAGCGTGTACGCCTACTCCACCACGGAGGACAAGCTGGACCTGTACTACTCGGCGAGCGCCACCAACCCCTCGTGGCAGCTCATCGGCACGTACAGCCCGAGCCACACCGGCGTCACCACCCTCTCCGCCACGTACACCCTGCCCGTGGGCGGCGTGCAGGCCATTCGCGCCAACTTCCGCCACGCCGGTCCCGACGGTGCCAACAGCGCCGCGCGGGTTTGCAGCGGCGGCGGGTACGACGACCGCGACGACCTGGTCTTCACGGTGCCGTGA
- a CDS encoding Do family serine endopeptidase produces the protein MTHARPAFWFRLFLFNALLLSVSTGCERRAREPALPPPPAVSQAPAPAPDAPRPVQQGAQPARPLPQEEQATGGSGQLVSVADLVEAVKSSVVNVDVQVRAPGLEAHGDLLERFFGMPGLPEDGPAPRERVQQGEGSGFIIDPNGLILTNNHVVENAFSIRVRLDDGREYEAKVLGRDPLTDLALIKLQGNVKDLPFVRLGDSDAVRVGDPVVAIGNPFGLTSSVSSGILSARARDIQAGPYDNFLQTDAAINPGNSGGPLFNARGEVIGINTAIVGGGAGIGFAVPSNTAQALLPQLQKGKIRRGWLGVSVQDLTPDLARALKVPQDKGAIVTGVQENTPSARAGLQQDDIITAVNGEPVESARALTRDIGFRPPEETVKLTVYHAGQSREVRVKLAERPDLEGFSTQPPGDEREESGRRLGMRLQDVDPRLVPGAIRGALIIEVEPGSPAERAGLQPGMVIVEAGGRPVNNPREFAQAVRGQAPGSVLLLRIQLGESRLLRALTIPEER, from the coding sequence ATGACCCACGCCCGCCCGGCCTTCTGGTTTCGCCTCTTCCTGTTCAACGCGCTCCTGCTGAGCGTCTCCACCGGTTGTGAGCGCCGCGCACGCGAGCCGGCCCTCCCTCCACCTCCCGCCGTGAGCCAGGCGCCCGCCCCGGCACCGGACGCCCCCCGGCCCGTGCAGCAGGGGGCCCAGCCAGCCAGGCCCCTCCCGCAAGAGGAGCAGGCCACGGGCGGTTCCGGGCAACTGGTCTCCGTCGCGGACCTCGTGGAGGCCGTGAAGAGCTCCGTGGTCAACGTGGACGTCCAGGTCCGGGCCCCTGGGCTCGAGGCTCATGGGGATCTGCTCGAGCGCTTCTTCGGCATGCCGGGACTCCCCGAGGACGGCCCCGCGCCGCGCGAGCGCGTCCAGCAGGGGGAGGGCTCGGGCTTCATCATCGACCCGAACGGGCTCATCCTCACCAACAACCACGTGGTGGAGAACGCCTTCTCCATCCGCGTGCGGCTCGACGATGGCCGCGAGTACGAGGCGAAGGTGCTCGGGAGGGATCCCCTCACCGACCTGGCGCTCATCAAGCTCCAGGGCAACGTGAAGGATCTGCCCTTCGTCCGGCTCGGTGACTCGGACGCGGTGCGCGTGGGCGATCCCGTGGTGGCCATCGGCAACCCGTTCGGGCTCACCTCCAGCGTCAGCTCCGGCATCCTCTCGGCCCGGGCGCGTGACATCCAGGCGGGCCCCTACGACAACTTCCTGCAGACGGACGCCGCCATCAATCCGGGCAACTCGGGAGGGCCGCTGTTCAACGCCCGGGGCGAGGTCATCGGCATCAACACCGCCATCGTCGGTGGGGGCGCCGGCATCGGCTTCGCCGTGCCCTCCAATACGGCCCAGGCGCTGCTGCCCCAACTCCAGAAGGGGAAGATCCGCCGCGGCTGGCTGGGTGTGTCGGTGCAGGATCTGACGCCCGACCTGGCCCGGGCCCTGAAGGTGCCGCAGGACAAGGGCGCCATCGTCACCGGCGTGCAGGAGAACACGCCCTCGGCCAGGGCCGGCCTCCAGCAGGACGACATCATCACCGCCGTGAATGGCGAGCCCGTGGAATCCGCGCGTGCCCTCACGCGCGACATCGGCTTCCGCCCGCCGGAGGAGACCGTGAAGCTCACCGTCTACCACGCGGGCCAGTCGCGCGAGGTGCGGGTGAAGCTCGCCGAGCGGCCGGACCTCGAGGGCTTCTCCACCCAGCCCCCCGGTGACGAGCGCGAGGAGTCCGGCCGCCGGCTGGGCATGCGCTTGCAGGACGTGGATCCACGCCTCGTGCCGGGCGCGATCCGGGGCGCGCTGATCATCGAGGTGGAGCCCGGCTCGCCCGCGGAGCGGGCCGGACTCCAGCCGGGCATGGTCATCGTCGAGGCCGGTGGCCGGCCGGTGAACAACCCACGGGAGTTCGCCCAGGCGGTGCGCGGACAGGCCCCGGGCTCGGTGCTGCTCTTGCGCATCCAGCTGGGCGAGAGCCGGCTGCTGCGTGCCCTGACGATTCCCGAGGAGCGGTGA
- a CDS encoding alpha/beta hydrolase has translation MPDIETPGGQASLEPRPFTLPTKRGPVDVLLYDSPGAKAGVLLAGGVGGGFDTPALRLYPRLGEELLKHGLSTLRLRYRHPTDLTESVQDVLAGVDFLVERGLERIALVGHSFGGAVMIRAGVRSAWVKTVVGLAPQSYGTEPVPELHPRSLLLVHGTSDTVLPPRCSQSIHERARGHKELELIPGAGHVLNEAAEPVFTRVRDWLVHELRG, from the coding sequence ATGCCGGACATCGAGACACCAGGGGGCCAGGCGAGTCTGGAACCACGGCCCTTCACGCTGCCGACGAAGCGAGGGCCGGTGGACGTGTTGTTGTACGACTCCCCCGGAGCGAAGGCGGGGGTGTTGCTGGCGGGAGGCGTGGGCGGTGGCTTCGATACGCCGGCCCTCCGGTTGTACCCGCGGCTGGGCGAGGAGTTGCTGAAGCACGGCCTGTCCACGCTGCGGTTGAGGTATCGCCACCCGACCGACCTGACGGAGTCGGTGCAGGACGTGCTCGCGGGAGTGGACTTCCTCGTGGAGCGAGGGCTCGAGCGGATCGCCCTGGTGGGGCACTCGTTCGGTGGGGCGGTGATGATCCGGGCCGGGGTGCGCTCTGCCTGGGTGAAGACGGTGGTGGGGCTGGCGCCCCAGAGCTACGGGACGGAGCCGGTGCCGGAGTTGCATCCGCGCTCGTTGCTGCTCGTGCACGGCACGTCGGACACGGTGCTCCCGCCGCGCTGCTCGCAGTCCATCCACGAGCGGGCCCGGGGGCACAAGGAGCTGGAACTCATCCCGGGAGCCGGGCACGTGCTCAACGAGGCCGCCGAGCCCGTCTTCACGCGCGTGAGGGACTGGCTGGTGCACGAGCTCCGGGGGTGA
- a CDS encoding sensor histidine kinase, translating to MRLLGFLLVWLMATPLAAAEREKRVLLFVPEDATVPAIADFTRTFRQTVLANWRGPVTVDIEYLDMAWFGGAEYERALRDFYLVKYREQQPDAIVSFVDATPLLVYLQQELWPQVPLLSIFNDDVLVSMLNQGPYLRANWADLDVSGTVQVALRLLPDTRHVALVLGSSPREVGAWPHVSREVRAAAPDREFIGLMDLTLEELRQRVRTLPEDSVVILVGFMQDATGRSCITRDVSRQLHAEGSPPIFSVHETMLGSGIVGGMLLDYELLGQEAARRTLRLLEGEPASNLPPGSIEANLAAFDERELKRWHIPTSRLPPGGVVRFHEPGLWERYRWQVAAILVAGLLQAVLITVLLLERAQRRRAQRLNLAVLDSLPGSVAILDKRGVVLRSNPLTAQGERLGGLPADKLRVPGASYLESFREAARTGPPEMAGAVTLLQEVLSERAPEGVVESRGLTPHTWFELRARQLELPEGGAVVTLMDVTPRRRAELEARQARDERAHLERVAAVGELGVSIAHELNQPLAAILTNAETAQTLLRRTPVDLPLVLETLQDIVSDDQRAGAVIRHMRALLKKGEAQHGPHDVNALVREVLRLVGADAQARGAELTLHLSDSPLTVHGDGVQLQQVVLNLVTNALDAVSQSPVGQRRVWVRTQQREGQVDLVVEDTGAGLTEQVLAHLFEPFFTTKREGLGMGLSISRSILESHQGRIQAEHRTGGGALFRCTLPSV from the coding sequence ATGCGCCTGCTCGGTTTCCTGCTCGTGTGGCTGATGGCGACACCTCTCGCGGCCGCCGAGCGGGAGAAACGGGTGCTGCTCTTCGTCCCCGAGGACGCCACGGTGCCGGCCATCGCGGACTTCACCCGGACCTTCCGGCAGACGGTGCTGGCCAACTGGCGGGGACCCGTCACCGTCGACATCGAATACCTGGACATGGCCTGGTTCGGCGGCGCCGAGTACGAGCGCGCGCTGCGCGACTTCTATCTCGTCAAGTACCGCGAGCAACAACCCGACGCCATCGTCTCCTTCGTGGATGCCACCCCCCTGCTGGTCTACCTGCAGCAGGAACTATGGCCCCAGGTGCCATTGCTCTCCATCTTCAACGACGACGTCCTGGTGTCCATGCTGAACCAAGGCCCGTATCTGCGAGCCAATTGGGCGGATCTCGACGTGTCGGGCACCGTCCAGGTCGCCCTGCGGCTGCTGCCAGACACGCGGCATGTCGCCCTCGTCCTCGGTTCCAGCCCACGCGAGGTGGGCGCCTGGCCCCATGTCTCGCGCGAGGTCCGCGCCGCCGCGCCGGATCGCGAGTTCATCGGGCTCATGGACCTGACGTTGGAGGAACTGCGGCAGCGGGTGCGGACCCTGCCCGAGGACAGCGTGGTCATCCTGGTGGGCTTCATGCAGGACGCGACAGGTCGCAGTTGCATCACGCGCGACGTGTCGCGGCAGCTGCATGCCGAGGGCAGCCCTCCCATCTTCAGCGTTCACGAGACCATGCTGGGCAGCGGAATCGTCGGGGGGATGTTGTTGGACTACGAGTTGCTGGGCCAGGAAGCCGCGCGACGCACCCTGCGGCTGCTCGAGGGCGAACCGGCCTCGAACCTGCCGCCAGGATCCATCGAGGCCAATCTGGCCGCCTTCGACGAAAGGGAACTCAAGCGCTGGCACATTCCCACCAGCCGGTTGCCTCCCGGCGGCGTGGTGCGCTTTCACGAGCCCGGCCTCTGGGAGCGCTATCGCTGGCAGGTGGCGGCGATCCTCGTGGCGGGCCTGTTGCAGGCGGTGCTCATCACCGTGCTGCTGCTGGAGCGCGCACAACGCCGGAGGGCCCAGCGGCTGAACCTGGCGGTGCTGGACTCGCTCCCCGGCTCCGTGGCCATCCTCGACAAGCGTGGGGTGGTGCTGCGCTCCAATCCACTGACGGCGCAGGGCGAGCGACTGGGGGGACTGCCCGCGGACAAGCTCCGGGTCCCTGGCGCCTCCTATCTGGAGTCCTTCCGCGAGGCGGCGCGCACCGGCCCCCCCGAGATGGCCGGAGCGGTGACGCTGCTCCAGGAGGTGCTCTCGGAGCGCGCACCCGAAGGCGTGGTGGAGTCCCGGGGGCTCACCCCCCACACCTGGTTCGAGCTGCGCGCCCGGCAGTTGGAGTTGCCCGAGGGCGGAGCTGTCGTGACGTTGATGGACGTCACCCCCCGCCGGCGCGCCGAGCTGGAGGCGCGCCAGGCTCGCGACGAACGGGCGCACCTGGAGCGGGTGGCCGCCGTGGGCGAGCTGGGGGTCTCCATCGCCCATGAGCTGAACCAGCCCCTGGCCGCCATCCTCACCAACGCCGAGACGGCCCAGACCCTGCTGCGGCGCACCCCCGTGGATCTGCCCCTGGTGCTCGAGACGCTCCAGGACATCGTCTCCGACGACCAGCGGGCCGGAGCGGTCATCCGCCACATGCGAGCCCTGCTCAAGAAGGGCGAGGCGCAGCACGGCCCCCATGACGTCAACGCGCTGGTGCGCGAGGTGCTGCGGCTGGTGGGCGCCGATGCCCAGGCACGCGGAGCCGAGCTCACCCTGCACCTGTCCGACTCCCCCCTGACCGTCCACGGCGACGGCGTGCAGTTGCAGCAGGTGGTGCTCAACCTGGTCACCAATGCCCTGGACGCGGTGAGCCAGAGCCCCGTCGGACAGCGGCGGGTGTGGGTGCGCACCCAACAACGCGAGGGCCAGGTCGATCTGGTGGTGGAGGACACCGGGGCGGGGTTGACCGAGCAGGTGCTCGCGCACCTCTTCGAGCCCTTCTTCACCACCAAGCGCGAGGGGCTGGGCATGGGCCTGTCCATCAGCCGCTCCATCCTCGAGTCGCATCAGGGCCGGATCCAGGCCGAGCACCGCACGGGAGGGGGCGCCCTCTTCCGCTGTACCCTGCCCTCCGTCTGA
- a CDS encoding response regulator transcription factor: MSQGEPTVFVVDDDPSVLRSLGRMFQVRGYEVESFAHPRLMLEREPSRGPGCVVMDLRMPELNGLELQQELRRVGWTQPIVFISAHGDVPTAVRAMKEGAVDFLPKPVTTEDILAAVEQALERNKVARATEQEHEELRALFSTLSPREAQVCRLMARGLLNKQIAAELGTAEQTVGHQRRSVMAKLSVTSVAELARLLERLDSRP; the protein is encoded by the coding sequence ATGAGCCAGGGGGAGCCCACGGTGTTCGTCGTCGACGATGACCCTTCGGTGCTGCGCAGTCTCGGGCGCATGTTCCAGGTGCGGGGCTATGAAGTGGAGAGCTTCGCCCACCCGCGGCTGATGTTGGAGCGCGAGCCCTCGCGGGGACCTGGGTGCGTGGTGATGGACCTGCGCATGCCGGAGCTCAACGGGTTGGAGTTGCAGCAGGAACTGCGGCGGGTGGGGTGGACGCAGCCCATCGTCTTCATCAGCGCGCATGGGGACGTGCCGACGGCCGTGCGGGCGATGAAGGAGGGGGCGGTGGACTTCCTGCCCAAGCCCGTCACGACGGAGGACATCCTGGCGGCGGTGGAGCAAGCGCTCGAGCGCAACAAGGTGGCGAGGGCCACGGAGCAGGAGCACGAGGAGTTACGGGCCCTCTTCTCCACGCTCTCTCCCCGGGAGGCGCAGGTGTGCCGGCTGATGGCGAGGGGATTGCTCAACAAGCAGATCGCGGCCGAGCTGGGCACCGCCGAACAGACGGTGGGCCATCAGCGCCGGAGTGTCATGGCGAAGCTATCGGTGACGTCCGTGGCGGAGCTGGCGCGGCTGCTGGAGCGGCTGGACTCACGGCCCTGA
- a CDS encoding response regulator transcription factor, giving the protein MSQKRPRVFVVDDDPSVLRSLGRMFQVWGYEVECFAQPRKMLEREPWRGPGCVVMDLRMPDLNGLELQQELRRAGWTQPIVFISAHGDTLTVTQAMKAGAMDFLPKPFSTEELLTAVERALARDSLAGP; this is encoded by the coding sequence ATGAGCCAGAAGCGCCCCAGGGTGTTCGTCGTGGACGATGACCCTTCGGTGCTGCGCAGTCTCGGGCGCATGTTCCAGGTGTGGGGGTATGAGGTGGAGTGCTTCGCCCAGCCGCGGAAGATGCTCGAGCGTGAACCCTGGCGAGGACCTGGATGCGTGGTGATGGACCTGCGCATGCCGGACCTCAACGGGCTGGAGTTGCAACAGGAACTGCGTCGGGCGGGGTGGACGCAGCCCATCGTCTTCATCAGCGCGCATGGGGACACGCTGACGGTGACACAGGCAATGAAGGCGGGGGCGATGGACTTCCTGCCCAAGCCGTTCAGCACGGAGGAATTGCTGACGGCGGTGGAGCGAGCGCTCGCGCGCGACAGCCTGGCGGGGCCGTGA
- a CDS encoding cupin domain-containing protein yields the protein MVDELVRTLGLAPHPEGGFFRETWRSAVTVETPRGTRSVGTAIYYLLPRGTFAAWHRVSSAELWHFYDGHALTMYLLDEAQGRLETVTLGRDVARGERPQVLVPAGVLQAALPRGEYTLCGCTVAPGFDFADWEMPRGEELAARHPEHAELFRQLCHPGVPKSGG from the coding sequence ATGGTCGACGAACTGGTGAGGACATTGGGACTCGCGCCCCATCCGGAGGGAGGCTTCTTCCGCGAGACGTGGCGCTCGGCGGTGACGGTGGAGACGCCGCGCGGCACGCGCTCGGTGGGCACGGCCATCTACTACCTGCTGCCGCGCGGCACGTTCGCCGCCTGGCACCGGGTGAGCTCGGCCGAGCTGTGGCACTTCTACGACGGGCACGCGCTGACGATGTACCTGCTCGATGAAGCCCAGGGCCGGCTGGAGACGGTGACACTGGGCCGGGATGTCGCGCGCGGGGAGAGGCCACAGGTGCTCGTCCCGGCCGGGGTGCTCCAGGCGGCCCTGCCCCGAGGGGAGTACACGCTGTGCGGCTGCACGGTGGCCCCGGGCTTCGACTTCGCGGACTGGGAGATGCCCCGCGGCGAGGAGCTGGCGGCCCGCCATCCCGAGCACGCGGAGCTGTTCCGTCAGCTCTGCCATCCGGGCGTCCCGAAATCGGGAGGTTGA